The following coding sequences lie in one Deferrivibrio essentukiensis genomic window:
- a CDS encoding leucyl aminopeptidase family protein produces MKFNIIDKNSFAACEAVFLTVIDNFEIINKYFNKKDCETIKTLLSDELLSNDEPKIKEIILTKNKRPIKLVLGTLPKLFEVQDLLKLGFLYGEYIKSNKMNTSSFVMIEDTLGKKNYTEFTKLLLEGTGYGLYSFNTYKSKPEFEYKNVQINIYTRIKRDNEEISSMLNEVEKIISSIYVARDLINTPANELTPEIFCQVAQKLNLDKCTITIIKDEDLKKEGLNLIYTVGAGSKNRPALLKIYYKGNSKSNNHIAIVGKGVTFDSGGTNLKPTGHIETMKTDMAGAATALGIAKLLNELNKKINVSFYIPLVENTIGYSAYRPGDIIKSKSGKTVEVLNTDAEGRLILADALSVAVEEKPDTIIDLATLTGACVVALGSHCAAFFANDDELAESIMESSEYTGEDVWMLPLYKDYKKRIKSKIADLQNISTRKGEAGTIIGALFLNEFVENTPWVHLDIAGTAFIEEKHPFYGEGASGFGIRLLYDFLDNIN; encoded by the coding sequence ATGAAATTTAACATAATTGATAAAAATTCTTTTGCAGCCTGTGAAGCTGTATTCTTAACTGTTATAGATAACTTTGAGATAATAAACAAATATTTTAACAAAAAAGATTGCGAAACAATCAAAACTCTACTTTCAGATGAACTCTTATCAAACGACGAACCTAAGATAAAAGAAATAATTTTGACCAAAAATAAACGTCCTATAAAGCTTGTTTTAGGCACTCTACCCAAGCTTTTTGAAGTCCAAGATCTTTTGAAATTAGGGTTTCTGTACGGCGAATATATAAAATCAAACAAAATGAATACATCTTCTTTTGTTATGATTGAAGATACTCTTGGCAAGAAAAACTATACAGAATTTACAAAACTTCTTCTCGAAGGGACGGGGTACGGTTTATATAGCTTTAACACTTATAAATCAAAACCTGAATTTGAATATAAAAACGTCCAAATCAATATTTATACGAGAATTAAAAGGGATAACGAAGAAATATCATCAATGCTAAATGAAGTAGAAAAAATAATTAGCTCTATCTATGTTGCGAGAGACTTAATAAATACGCCGGCAAATGAGCTCACCCCTGAAATATTTTGCCAGGTAGCTCAAAAGCTAAATTTAGATAAGTGTACAATAACAATAATTAAAGATGAAGATTTAAAAAAAGAAGGTCTGAACCTTATATATACCGTAGGTGCAGGGAGTAAAAACAGACCTGCACTCCTTAAGATATACTACAAGGGCAACTCAAAAAGTAATAACCACATTGCAATAGTTGGCAAAGGTGTTACTTTTGACTCTGGCGGTACAAACCTTAAGCCTACAGGACATATTGAAACCATGAAAACAGATATGGCAGGAGCTGCCACTGCTCTTGGAATAGCCAAACTTTTAAATGAACTTAATAAAAAGATCAACGTAAGTTTTTATATCCCTCTTGTTGAGAATACCATCGGCTATTCTGCATACAGACCGGGGGATATAATAAAGTCTAAATCAGGTAAGACTGTGGAAGTGTTAAATACTGATGCGGAAGGTAGACTTATTTTGGCCGATGCATTGAGTGTAGCTGTTGAAGAAAAACCTGACACAATTATTGACCTTGCTACATTAACGGGAGCTTGTGTTGTAGCTTTGGGAAGTCATTGTGCGGCTTTTTTTGCAAACGATGATGAGCTTGCAGAAAGTATAATGGAATCATCGGAATATACAGGTGAAGATGTCTGGATGCTACCCCTTTATAAAGATTATAAAAAAAGAATAAAAAGTAAAATAGCTGATTTACAAAATATCTCTACCAGAAAGGGTGAAGCAGGGACAATTATTGGAGCTCTGTTTTTAAATGAATTTGTTGAAAATACTCCATGGGTTCACCTTGATATTGCTGGTACTGCATTTATTGAAGAAAAGCATCCTTTTTATGGTGAAGGTGCTTCCGGGTTTGGTATCAGACTACTTTATGATTTTTTGGATAACATTAATTAA
- the mnmH gene encoding tRNA 2-selenouridine(34) synthase MnmH — MGVKGQLTIDEILEKDLDNFSLIDVRSPGEFLEDHIPNAINIPLLDNEERKEIGIIYKNEGPDKAKLRGVEIVSPKLPEFIKTIHKVYQLKKPVVIYCWRGGLRSEASVTFARLAGISVSKLVGGYKSFRKFVSEYFINIDENIKFITLFGPTCSGKTEILKCISQKGYPVINFEECARHKGSAFGHIGEDGYPFITQKKFESEIFYSMYNNKSNLYFVEGESKKIGKVTIPNSLFDKIKSAYKIYIDADINFRVNFAIETYKPQLYEKEILNSLQNIKRYLEKKTFENLTSFLNQKNFEAFTKEIMINYYDPLYKNGIKENFDYQIKLSNIEGTANELIKLYKEINNFHSVA; from the coding sequence ATGGGAGTTAAAGGACAATTAACAATAGATGAAATTTTAGAAAAAGACCTTGATAATTTTAGCCTTATTGATGTCAGATCTCCCGGAGAGTTCTTGGAAGACCACATTCCAAACGCAATAAATATACCTTTGTTGGATAATGAGGAAAGGAAAGAGATTGGGATAATTTACAAAAATGAAGGGCCTGATAAGGCTAAGCTTAGAGGAGTAGAGATTGTCTCACCAAAACTTCCAGAATTTATAAAAACAATACATAAAGTGTATCAACTCAAAAAGCCTGTAGTCATTTACTGTTGGCGCGGAGGGCTTAGAAGTGAAGCTTCAGTTACATTCGCAAGACTTGCAGGCATTTCAGTATCAAAGCTTGTCGGCGGCTACAAGTCTTTTAGAAAATTTGTTTCAGAATATTTTATCAATATAGACGAAAACATTAAGTTTATTACACTCTTTGGCCCTACTTGTTCAGGAAAAACGGAAATTTTAAAATGTATCAGTCAAAAAGGGTATCCTGTGATAAATTTTGAAGAGTGTGCAAGGCATAAGGGCTCAGCCTTTGGACATATAGGGGAGGATGGCTACCCTTTTATAACACAAAAAAAGTTTGAATCAGAGATATTTTACAGTATGTATAACAATAAAAGTAATCTATATTTTGTGGAAGGTGAAAGTAAGAAAATAGGCAAAGTAACTATTCCAAACAGTCTATTTGATAAAATTAAAAGTGCATACAAAATCTATATTGATGCTGACATAAATTTTAGGGTAAATTTTGCTATAGAAACATACAAGCCTCAGCTGTACGAAAAGGAGATATTAAACTCACTGCAGAATATTAAAAGATATCTGGAAAAAAAGACATTTGAAAATTTGACAAGTTTTTTAAACCAGAAAAACTTTGAAGCCTTTACCAAAGAAATAATGATAAATTATTATGACCCACTTTATAAAAACGGTATTAAAGAAAATTTTGATTACCAAATAAAGCTTTCAAATATTGAGGGTACGGCAAATGAACTTATTAAACTTTATAAAGAAATTAATAATTTTCACTCTGTTGCTTAA
- the rplU gene encoding 50S ribosomal protein L21, which translates to MFAIVKTGGKQFTVKPGDIIKVEKLEAEKGAAVNFSDVLAVSKDGELVLGNPVVEGALVEAEVIEQTRGEKIIVFKRKRRKDYKKKQGHRQYLTKVRIKDIKVG; encoded by the coding sequence ATGTTTGCGATAGTAAAAACCGGCGGGAAACAGTTTACTGTTAAACCTGGCGATATTATTAAGGTAGAGAAGTTAGAAGCAGAAAAAGGTGCTGCTGTTAACTTTAGTGATGTACTTGCTGTTTCAAAAGATGGTGAACTTGTGCTTGGAAATCCTGTTGTTGAAGGTGCTTTGGTAGAGGCTGAAGTAATCGAACAAACAAGAGGGGAAAAGATAATTGTTTTCAAGAGAAAAAGAAGAAAAGATTATAAAAAGAAACAGGGGCACAGACAGTATCTTACAAAAGTTAGAATAAAAGATATTAAAGTTGGTTAG
- a CDS encoding DUF721 domain-containing protein: protein MKRLSEFFDNTFSKNVNTIIELNSLWKKIVGEQISKITLPVRLNKKILNVMVFDPMWQHELSFFKDDILEKIPEKFGIMDIKFFVQYKKFEKEEKSFRELTDKENKIIERIVNSIEDNELKEKIKNTLTAYFKNYSYEESLFLE, encoded by the coding sequence ATGAAGAGACTGTCTGAGTTTTTCGATAATACTTTTTCTAAAAATGTAAATACTATTATTGAACTAAATAGTCTGTGGAAAAAGATTGTTGGTGAGCAGATATCAAAAATAACGTTACCTGTAAGACTTAACAAAAAAATATTAAATGTCATGGTGTTTGACCCGATGTGGCAACATGAGCTAAGTTTTTTTAAAGATGATATTTTAGAGAAGATTCCTGAAAAATTTGGCATAATGGACATAAAATTCTTTGTACAGTATAAGAAGTTTGAAAAAGAAGAAAAATCTTTTAGAGAGCTAACTGATAAAGAAAACAAGATAATAGAAAGGATTGTAAACAGCATTGAAGACAATGAACTAAAAGAAAAAATAAAAAATACACTGACTGCATATTTTAAGAATTATTCTTATGAAGAAAGCTTATTTCTTGAATAA
- a CDS encoding YceD family protein, protein MRIYFEQIPEEGKKFSFEKRFSVDDTDYVVESFEGVIYPAGDGYLLDSTLKIKISDICDRCLERFEESFDERITLEIVKSKNNDEEKEVELSDEDVGFYIVEENIIDLEHIVMQESVLLRPVKRVCGEDCKGICSGCGANLNIESCECKEDIDDRWKALADLMQKKQK, encoded by the coding sequence ATGCGTATTTACTTTGAACAGATCCCTGAAGAGGGTAAGAAATTTAGTTTTGAAAAGAGATTTAGTGTTGATGATACAGATTATGTTGTTGAGTCTTTTGAAGGTGTTATATACCCTGCAGGGGATGGTTACCTGTTGGATTCAACTTTAAAGATTAAAATAAGTGATATATGTGATAGGTGTCTTGAGAGGTTTGAAGAGTCTTTTGACGAGAGAATTACCCTTGAGATTGTAAAAAGCAAGAATAATGATGAGGAAAAAGAGGTTGAGCTTAGTGACGAAGACGTTGGTTTTTATATTGTCGAGGAAAATATTATTGACCTTGAGCATATAGTTATGCAAGAGTCGGTTTTGCTGAGGCCTGTAAAAAGGGTGTGCGGTGAAGATTGCAAGGGTATTTGTTCAGGGTGTGGTGCAAATTTAAACATTGAAAGTTGTGAATGCAAAGAAGATATTGATGATAGATGGAAAGCGTTGGCTGACCTGATGCAGAAGAAGCAAAAATAA
- the rpmA gene encoding 50S ribosomal protein L27, with protein MAHKKAGGSTRNGRDSNSKRLGVKRFEGQVVKAGNILVRQRGTKFKPGVNVGCGKDYTLFALTDGLVKFEDKGRKGKFISVYTEAAN; from the coding sequence ATGGCTCATAAGAAAGCTGGTGGTAGTACCAGAAACGGTAGAGACAGTAATAGTAAACGACTTGGTGTAAAAAGATTTGAGGGACAAGTTGTTAAAGCCGGTAATATCCTTGTAAGGCAAAGAGGAACAAAATTTAAACCTGGCGTAAATGTAGGCTGTGGAAAAGATTACACACTATTTGCACTTACAGATGGGCTTGTAAAATTTGAAGATAAAGGCAGAAAGGGTAAATTTATATCTGTTTACACTGAAGCTGCTAATTAA
- the obgE gene encoding GTPase ObgE, whose product MKFIDEIKIKVKGGDGGNGCVSFRREKYVPRGGPDGGHGGNGGNIIFEGDKSKHTLFDLNYLHIYKAERGEHGRGKDQNGKNGQDLIIKVPLGTLIKNMETDEILADITLDGQREIIAKGGRGGRGNMAFVTPTQRAPRYAEDGEKGEELSLILELKLIADVGIIGFPNAGKSTFISVVSAAKPKVADYPFTTLHPNLGVVRGKKLHSFVVADMPGLIEGAHEGVGLGIRFLKHMERTKLLVHFVDSSDEQSMIERYKIIRNEIKKYSMELFQKKEVIVATKIDAVNEENLKEFKKFIKDNKLDNNYVEISSITRKHTDNLIALIEENIINFNNEETV is encoded by the coding sequence ATGAAATTTATCGATGAAATTAAAATCAAAGTAAAAGGTGGAGATGGCGGGAACGGTTGTGTTAGTTTTCGTAGAGAAAAGTATGTCCCCCGCGGCGGTCCGGATGGCGGGCATGGAGGCAACGGAGGAAATATAATTTTTGAAGGGGATAAATCAAAACACACCCTTTTTGACCTGAACTATCTTCATATTTACAAAGCAGAAAGAGGCGAACACGGTAGAGGAAAAGATCAAAACGGCAAAAATGGTCAAGACCTCATTATCAAAGTACCACTTGGCACTTTAATAAAAAATATGGAAACTGATGAAATCCTCGCTGATATTACACTCGACGGCCAGAGAGAAATTATTGCCAAAGGTGGAAGAGGCGGCAGGGGAAATATGGCATTTGTTACCCCAACTCAAAGAGCACCGAGATATGCTGAAGACGGTGAAAAAGGTGAGGAACTTTCACTTATTTTAGAATTAAAACTTATTGCCGACGTTGGTATTATAGGGTTTCCTAATGCCGGTAAATCAACTTTTATTTCAGTAGTTTCAGCTGCAAAACCAAAAGTAGCTGATTACCCATTTACTACGCTTCATCCGAATCTTGGAGTTGTAAGAGGCAAGAAATTACATTCATTTGTGGTGGCTGATATGCCGGGGCTTATTGAAGGTGCGCATGAAGGGGTAGGACTTGGAATAAGATTTTTAAAACATATGGAAAGAACTAAGCTACTTGTCCACTTTGTTGACTCATCTGACGAACAGTCTATGATTGAGAGATACAAAATAATACGAAATGAAATTAAAAAATATTCTATGGAACTTTTCCAAAAAAAAGAGGTCATTGTTGCTACTAAAATTGATGCCGTCAACGAGGAAAACCTTAAAGAGTTTAAGAAATTTATCAAAGATAACAAGTTAGATAACAATTATGTGGAAATATCTTCGATAACTCGTAAACACACTGATAATCTTATTGCATTAATCGAGGAAAATATTATAAATTTCAATAATGAAGAGACTGTCTGA
- a CDS encoding beta-ketoacyl-ACP synthase III, giving the protein MVYSRITGTGSYFPEKVLTNAELEKFVDTSDEWITSRTGIKERRISEGETTSDMAYNASIEAIKSAGISISDIDGVILATCTPDYLIPSAACVLASKLGVKTPYSFDINAACSGFIYALGIADSLIKNNLGKNILVVGAERLSSIINWEDRNTCILLGDGAGAVVLSKSDEPGIRSICMQADGEYAEILTCKAGGSNALYERDSFDIESNLFTMKGNEVFKIAVRSMAEIAVEAVEKSGLSFNDIDFFIPHQANVRIIDAAAKRLNLDHDKVIITLDKYGNTSAASIPTALDLCVKSNKIKRGDNVVSAAFGGGLTWASTFFTF; this is encoded by the coding sequence ATGGTCTACTCTAGAATTACCGGTACGGGATCTTATTTTCCTGAAAAGGTCCTTACAAATGCTGAATTGGAAAAGTTTGTGGATACCTCTGATGAATGGATTACATCAAGAACGGGGATTAAAGAAAGAAGAATTTCCGAGGGTGAAACCACAAGTGATATGGCCTATAATGCTTCTATCGAGGCGATTAAGTCAGCAGGTATTTCAATTAGTGATATTGATGGTGTAATACTTGCAACATGCACTCCGGATTATCTAATCCCTTCTGCCGCGTGTGTTCTTGCTTCAAAACTTGGAGTCAAAACTCCTTATTCTTTTGATATTAATGCTGCCTGTTCTGGTTTTATTTATGCATTAGGAATAGCAGATTCTTTAATAAAGAATAATTTGGGTAAAAACATTTTGGTAGTAGGTGCCGAAAGATTAAGCTCTATAATAAATTGGGAAGATAGAAATACTTGTATATTATTGGGTGACGGTGCTGGTGCCGTTGTGTTGTCAAAAAGTGATGAGCCGGGCATACGCTCTATTTGTATGCAGGCTGATGGTGAATATGCCGAAATCTTAACTTGTAAAGCAGGTGGTAGCAATGCTCTTTATGAACGAGATAGTTTTGATATAGAGTCAAACCTTTTTACTATGAAAGGGAATGAAGTATTTAAGATTGCAGTGAGGTCTATGGCAGAAATAGCTGTTGAGGCTGTAGAGAAAAGTGGTTTATCTTTTAACGATATAGACTTTTTTATCCCTCATCAGGCTAATGTGAGGATTATAGATGCTGCTGCCAAGAGACTTAATCTTGATCATGATAAGGTTATAATAACTTTAGATAAATATGGTAATACATCTGCTGCATCAATACCCACTGCTTTGGATTTGTGTGTGAAGTCAAATAAAATAAAAAGAGGGGACAATGTTGTTTCTGCTGCATTTGGCGGCGGGCTGACATGGGCCTCAACATTTTTTACTTTTTAG
- the fabD gene encoding ACP S-malonyltransferase, which yields MKLAVIFPGQGSQYVGMAKDFYEKFDKSKYIIDRANTALEYDLKKIMFEGPEEELKITYNTQPALLTGSIAIWEVIKDKLNPVAFAGHSLGEYTALVAAGSISFEDAVRAVHNRGKFMQEAVPVGVGAMAAVLGGDVDKIENLCRAISVDEKVVEPANYNCDGQLVVAGHAGAVDEFISKIKETGAKRAVKLPVSAPFHCSLMKPAQEKMRDYLETVCIKDIDVPVYNNVDAEKENKMEVIKDALIRQVSGAVRWTRLIENMIEDGVDTFVEVGAGSVLTGLVKKINKNVSVFNISTVEDLNKLES from the coding sequence ATGAAATTGGCTGTAATATTTCCGGGACAGGGGTCACAATACGTTGGTATGGCAAAGGATTTTTATGAGAAGTTTGATAAATCTAAATATATAATTGATAGGGCAAATACTGCTCTTGAGTACGACTTGAAAAAGATAATGTTTGAAGGTCCGGAAGAGGAATTGAAAATTACTTACAATACTCAGCCGGCATTGCTAACAGGTAGTATAGCTATATGGGAAGTGATAAAGGATAAACTTAATCCTGTGGCTTTTGCAGGGCATTCTTTGGGTGAATACACTGCACTTGTAGCAGCGGGAAGTATTAGTTTTGAGGATGCCGTGAGAGCCGTTCATAATAGAGGAAAATTTATGCAGGAAGCTGTCCCTGTTGGTGTGGGGGCTATGGCAGCTGTTCTTGGTGGAGATGTTGATAAGATTGAGAATCTTTGTAGAGCCATATCAGTGGACGAAAAAGTAGTGGAGCCAGCCAATTATAACTGTGATGGGCAGCTTGTTGTGGCAGGTCATGCAGGTGCTGTTGATGAATTTATTTCTAAGATAAAAGAAACCGGAGCAAAAAGAGCTGTAAAACTTCCTGTAAGTGCACCTTTTCACTGCTCATTAATGAAACCTGCTCAGGAGAAGATGAGAGATTATCTTGAAACTGTTTGTATAAAAGATATAGATGTGCCTGTTTATAATAATGTTGATGCTGAGAAAGAAAATAAAATGGAAGTTATTAAGGATGCACTGATAAGACAGGTTTCTGGAGCTGTTAGGTGGACAAGACTTATTGAAAATATGATAGAAGATGGTGTAGATACATTTGTAGAAGTAGGAGCTGGTTCTGTTTTGACCGGACTTGTGAAAAAAATTAATAAGAATGTTAGCGTCTTTAACATTTCTACCGTTGAAGATTTAAATAAACTGGAGAGTTAA
- the rpmF gene encoding 50S ribosomal protein L32, translated as MPNPKGKSSRSKRGARRSHIKATVMGFAKCDNCGELKLTHRVCPSCGHYSKKQVLKTEEI; from the coding sequence ATGCCAAATCCAAAGGGAAAAAGTTCAAGATCAAAAAGAGGCGCAAGAAGAAGCCATATCAAGGCTACAGTGATGGGGTTTGCAAAATGTGATAATTGTGGTGAGTTGAAGCTTACTCACAGGGTTTGCCCATCATGTGGACACTATTCTAAAAAACAAGTTTTAAAAACAGAAGAAATTTAA
- the fabG gene encoding 3-oxoacyl-[acyl-carrier-protein] reductase — protein MFKDKIVLVTGASRGIGRQIAIDFGKLGAKVCVNYSSNEGKALEVVEYITKEGGIAKAFKANVAIEEEVMSMFKAIKAEFGPVEILVNNAGITRDGLFMRMSEKDFDDVIDINLKGTFLCCKAAARDMMKNRYGKIINVSSVVGFIGNIGQANYVSSKSGITGLTKSLALELSSRGVRVNAVAPGFIDTDMTTELAEDVKKEMLNRIPLGYFGKVEDVSRAVLFLASSDSDYITGQTIHVNGGMFFN, from the coding sequence ATGTTTAAAGATAAAATAGTTCTTGTGACGGGAGCTTCCCGTGGTATAGGAAGGCAAATTGCCATCGATTTTGGAAAGCTTGGGGCTAAGGTCTGCGTAAATTATTCGTCAAATGAGGGCAAAGCTCTTGAAGTTGTCGAATATATTACAAAAGAGGGTGGCATAGCAAAGGCTTTTAAAGCAAATGTTGCCATAGAAGAAGAAGTTATGTCCATGTTCAAGGCTATCAAGGCAGAGTTTGGCCCAGTAGAGATTCTTGTGAATAACGCAGGTATCACTCGTGATGGACTTTTTATGAGGATGAGCGAGAAGGATTTTGATGATGTTATAGATATTAATTTAAAAGGTACTTTTTTGTGTTGTAAAGCAGCAGCAAGAGATATGATGAAAAACAGGTATGGAAAAATTATAAATGTTTCAAGTGTGGTTGGCTTTATAGGTAATATCGGGCAGGCTAACTATGTTTCAAGTAAAAGTGGCATAACCGGGCTTACAAAATCTTTGGCATTGGAGCTGTCGTCAAGAGGGGTGAGAGTAAACGCTGTTGCTCCTGGTTTTATTGATACCGATATGACTACTGAGCTTGCAGAAGATGTAAAAAAAGAGATGTTAAACAGAATACCTCTTGGTTATTTTGGTAAGGTTGAAGATGTATCAAGAGCTGTTTTGTTTTTAGCTTCAAGTGATTCTGACTATATTACAGGTCAGACAATTCATGTGAATGGCGGCATGTTTTTCAATTAA
- the def gene encoding peptide deformylase: protein MILEIKTFPDEVLRKKSTPVKEIDDKIKKLLDDMAETMYEAPGIGLAAPQVGVNKRVIVIDITGPEERSGLLKIVNPEIIHMEGECEGEEGCLSVPQEYADVKRAEKITVKFLDADGREQILEADGLLARAFQHEIDHLDGVLFIDKISPLKREFIKKRIKKKLKMQNS from the coding sequence ATGATTCTTGAAATAAAAACTTTTCCTGACGAAGTTTTAAGGAAAAAAAGTACGCCTGTAAAAGAAATTGATGATAAGATTAAAAAACTCCTTGATGATATGGCAGAGACTATGTATGAAGCACCTGGGATTGGTCTTGCTGCACCTCAGGTTGGAGTTAATAAAAGAGTTATAGTGATAGACATAACCGGGCCTGAAGAAAGAAGTGGGCTTTTAAAAATAGTCAACCCTGAAATTATACATATGGAAGGGGAATGCGAAGGTGAAGAAGGGTGCTTGAGTGTGCCTCAAGAATATGCTGACGTTAAAAGAGCTGAAAAAATTACTGTAAAATTTCTTGATGCGGATGGTAGAGAGCAGATATTGGAAGCAGACGGATTACTTGCAAGGGCATTTCAACATGAAATCGACCACCTTGACGGCGTGCTTTTTATAGATAAAATAAGTCCTTTAAAGCGTGAATTTATAAAAAAGCGAATAAAGAAAAAATTAAAGATGCAAAATAGTTAA
- a CDS encoding selenium metabolism-associated LysR family transcriptional regulator has translation MDFKQIEAFVYVAKYKSFSKAAEKLLLSQPTISTHINTLEEELNVKLFDRLSKEVVLTEVGQVLFPYAVDMMDLRERSHEAVKEFLNEVSGSLRIGSSTIISEIVIPKILSEFKKEFPKTYYTFDVGNSHTMVQRVADGVLDLALVTRKIPKKDLEYKLFIKDKIVLGVYQGHPFYTRDSIFLDEIMGEPFIVRDIGSGTRAAVELALKQKGYDFDSLNSVATFRTTHAVIQGIKSKLGIGFMSEMAIQKEICSNEIKGITITDLMVEKDIFLVYSKKKSNKKLLKQFIDFALKDKN, from the coding sequence ATGGATTTTAAACAAATTGAAGCCTTTGTATATGTAGCAAAGTATAAATCTTTCTCAAAAGCGGCGGAAAAATTACTATTAAGCCAGCCTACAATCTCAACCCATATAAACACTCTTGAAGAAGAGCTCAACGTGAAACTTTTTGACAGGCTTTCAAAAGAGGTTGTTTTGACTGAAGTAGGACAGGTTTTATTCCCCTATGCGGTCGATATGATGGACTTGAGGGAAAGATCTCATGAAGCTGTTAAAGAATTTTTAAATGAAGTAAGTGGAAGCCTTAGGATTGGCTCAAGCACAATTATATCCGAAATAGTAATACCTAAGATATTGAGTGAATTTAAAAAAGAATTTCCAAAGACATACTATACTTTCGATGTTGGAAACTCTCATACTATGGTTCAAAGGGTTGCTGACGGGGTATTGGATCTTGCCCTTGTCACAAGAAAAATACCTAAAAAAGATTTGGAATATAAATTATTTATAAAAGATAAAATAGTACTTGGTGTCTACCAAGGGCACCCTTTCTACACAAGGGATAGTATATTTTTAGACGAAATTATGGGCGAGCCTTTCATTGTAAGAGATATAGGTTCAGGAACAAGAGCAGCAGTGGAATTAGCTCTAAAACAAAAAGGGTATGACTTTGACAGTCTGAATTCTGTAGCCACATTCAGAACAACACATGCGGTAATTCAAGGGATAAAAAGTAAATTAGGTATCGGCTTTATGAGTGAAATGGCTATACAAAAAGAGATTTGTTCAAATGAAATAAAAGGGATAACCATAACCGACCTTATGGTAGAAAAGGATATTTTCCTCGTATACAGTAAGAAAAAATCTAATAAAAAACTACTTAAGCAATTTATTGATTTTGCATTAAAAGATAAAAATTAA
- the plsX gene encoding phosphate acyltransferase PlsX has protein sequence MRIVVDAMGGDFAPTEVISGAVESIRQYGYNIVLVGDERLINKELSKYSKSDRDKIFVVHTEEAVTMEDSPSQVVRGKRNSSIHIALKMLKNGEASGFFSAGNTGAIMAISKLFLRTIEGVDRPAIGAVLPTMKGHTVMLDVGANVDCKPIHFLQFAIMGSAYAKIVLNIDDPTVKLLSIGEEDVKGNELTKSVFKLLQNSEGINFRGNVEGKEIFKGVCDVIVCDGFAGNIALKASESAAGYISKLLKEELTRNFVSKIGALLAKGAFDRIKKHADYTEYGGAPLLGVNGVVIIGHGSSNSNAVKNGIRVAHELAEQKLTAVIEKNIRDGYSAMKVDKGESFWNNIKEKLKKLNKTEDD, from the coding sequence ATGAGAATTGTTGTTGATGCAATGGGGGGCGATTTTGCCCCCACTGAAGTGATTAGCGGAGCCGTTGAATCCATAAGGCAGTACGGGTACAATATTGTACTCGTAGGTGATGAAAGGCTTATAAATAAAGAGTTGTCTAAATACTCAAAATCAGATAGGGACAAGATATTTGTTGTTCATACTGAAGAGGCTGTGACCATGGAAGACAGCCCTTCGCAGGTAGTCAGAGGAAAGAGAAACTCATCCATTCACATAGCGTTAAAGATGCTTAAAAATGGGGAAGCCTCAGGTTTTTTCAGTGCCGGCAACACCGGCGCCATTATGGCTATCTCCAAACTTTTTTTACGAACTATTGAGGGGGTCGATAGGCCGGCAATAGGGGCAGTCCTTCCTACAATGAAAGGGCATACTGTAATGCTCGATGTTGGGGCAAATGTGGATTGCAAACCGATACATTTTCTCCAGTTTGCAATTATGGGTTCTGCTTATGCAAAAATAGTACTTAATATTGATGACCCGACTGTAAAATTGCTTAGTATCGGTGAAGAAGACGTAAAAGGGAATGAGCTTACAAAATCAGTTTTCAAACTTTTACAAAATTCTGAAGGTATAAATTTTAGAGGAAATGTTGAAGGTAAGGAGATTTTTAAAGGTGTTTGTGATGTAATTGTGTGCGATGGTTTTGCTGGCAACATTGCTTTAAAGGCAAGCGAATCTGCTGCAGGATACATTTCAAAACTTTTAAAAGAGGAGTTGACAAGGAATTTTGTTTCCAAAATAGGTGCGCTCCTGGCAAAAGGAGCTTTTGATAGAATAAAAAAACATGCCGATTATACAGAATACGGTGGTGCACCCCTTCTTGGGGTAAACGGTGTGGTTATTATAGGTCATGGTAGCTCAAATTCAAACGCCGTTAAGAATGGAATTAGGGTTGCTCATGAACTTGCCGAGCAAAAACTTACTGCTGTTATTGAAAAAAATATTAGAGATGGCTATTCAGCAATGAAAGTTGACAAAGGTGAAAGTTTCTGGAACAATATCAAAGAAAAATTAAAAAAGCTTAATAAAACCGAAGACGATTAA